The stretch of DNA ACAAAATGTTCAGTTAAacatagaaaaaaaattaacattaaaCTCATACGTACATATGGTTACACGTTacttttaaaattacaaaagtatCTGAATGAGATTATCTTTTTATAGGCGTATATGTTATAATTTTATAATCTCAAAAGTAAAATATAATGGAGtacgtcttttgtgagacggtcgcatagatttttatttgtgagacgggttaatcATGCTCATATTTATGATAATAAGTAATTTTTTGGCATagaaagtaataatttttcatgagtgacttaaataaaatatttgtctcacaaaattgactcataAAACTGTCTCACAAAAGTTTTCGTACATATAAAGTGTGTATAACCTTCATTGTACATAAAATAGTTTCATtatattttctaatatttttacataaatttttGTGCTCCTCCCTGATAGATTTGGGGGAAACATCTcctttatgatttttatttttactggGTTGACCTCGATCCCCACTCAATCACTATACAGCTTCCGCGATCCATTGGGCAGCACTTCAAGATCAACGATGATGGTTTGCTGGGGGCCGGTAGTTGGCGGATTACTCCATGGGATCCATGAGTCTGTGGTCTCTTTATAGAAGGATTTCCCTAAGATGATTTTCGAGTggaaaccatatctacgtctATAGATCTGACTTTCCACAGCTGCGCCAATGATGTGATCCGTAAAAACTGTGTGAGGTGGGTGGGTAATTTCTCGGGTAGAAATGTTCTTCCCTGGGAATGATCGGGATCGGTAGGATGAATCCGAGTTGGATGGTCTGCACACTTGTAAACAAGAAACATTAACGGGACACCGAAAATCACTCTGATGTTTAGGTTAGTCAATTATTCccacaaaagaaagaaaattctTTAAAGTAAATATTAAGAGTATTTATGAGAATAAAAATAAACTCTCTAATTTTAGCTGTGCTGAGGTATTTATAGGGTCCCAAAGTCAAGGATCATTCCGAGATGTTTGGGTAGTGGTAACGATGTAGGAACATGGCCCACGTCCCATTTATCGGAGTATTTGGTGAATATGGGGGAATGTGTTCCATGATTATCGTTGGACAAGACCCACGATCAATTGACCTAGTCTTTCGTGTCTTGCTCGGCCAAGAATATTAGCCCGGGCTCGTATGCGTCCCTAATGGTCTGTAATGTTTCTTGGGCAATTGCATGATCGGGTGAAAATGGTGGTCTAAGTAGGGTAGACGTTTACTTTACCCTAGCTAGTTCCAGCTCGGTCTCCTGAGACCAGCCCTGGGTTGACCTCACCTCGGCCTTTCTTTCCCGTCCGAATCCAAGAATAACTCAGGCCTTTTCTGAGGCATCACTCTCAAATGTTACTATTTTGAGCAGCGCCGAGCCTGTGCACCCCaaagttaaatataataatgcGAAACTCATGTATTTCAATGAAAAATCACATAATGCACCGAAATCTAAATGTTAAAATCCGATCATAGTTTATGAATAAAAAACATTAGATGTTTTAGACTTTTCTCATTTTAAGTATGTAGGTCAGAAATAATACAATATTTTATGTGTGGATTGATTCATGATAGTGCGTATAAGGTCGGGGTTTTACATGTTAAAACATGAATCTCACGATTTCGATATACTGAGATCATTGAATTTGACAGAAATTTGTGAAATATTACCATGATTATGCCTATATTTTGATATACGAGTAGCACGTAAAAGTTTTCACGTACAAAATCTATCAAAATTTTTCGAACCAAGTTTAAATCTAGTTCCAAGATTCTTCGTTGGGATCTATATAATCAAAAAATGTACATATCCGAATGTAAGCATAATTGCATTTATGGGCGGAGCCGCTAAGCCAAGTGTAGGCACTTGCCCACGTGACTAATTCCCCACACTAAACtccaaaaacaaaatttttttccTTGATAATTTATATACCCAAATTTGAtgagattcaaaatttaaattattgctTGATATTACTATACAATAGAAATTATGTAATTTTCTGTACAGTTTTTTCTATTGGATTTTGTTTTGATTGCGAGTTTCTACGTGTtgtttttcatcatttttttgGTGTTTTACATCAATGAATAAGTGCTTTTAGTCTCGTGTTTGAACGTTAGGATATATTATTTATGACTGTTGATTAAACAGTCTTTTTTTTTGCCTTTTCAATTATAGTACATTCTTGTCTATAGTACTGAATAATGATCCTTGCTCCGCCCCTGATTGCATTCATCTTAGAACTCCACACCAATATCAGAGCTAGCCAAAACCAGATGATCGCCATCTCGGATTACAGCCAAGTCCTCGACCAATGCTCCGTCTTTCATCGTGATTTTGTTGGGACGAATACCGAACTTCTGATACCCATAATTGAGTAGCTCATCCACAGATTTAGGCAAAAGTATCAGTATTCCAGCTGCATCACCCCTTTGTGGATAGCTAACAACGACTCTTGCCTGGTGCTGAGGTGGAGCAACATTGACACGAGTTTGAAACATCAAATTTGCTCCTGTTCATGATACAAGAAAACATGTGAACAACATAAATGATTTGTTATTTTAATCACAAATTGCCACATTATCTGTTTTATGTAGCCGCCACTACTCTATAAAGTTGCTTgaaatatatatgatataaaaatatttgagttgtatcggTACTGTTATCACAAGTAACTTCTTATAAGCAGTTTACTGCAAATCAACTTTTGTAAAAATTCACCTTCATTTTGTCTATGGCCAGCTGTGATGATCCCTGCAAGCGAATTCTGGGAAGCGGTTGCCCTGCGCCTCGCAAAGCTGTTAGAAAATCTCACGTATCTGGAATATGAAGTTTTCTCTTCTGGATTCAAAGGAGGCATGCTAGGTTCGCTTGTGTGCTTTTTAAGGTAAGGCACGTCCCTCGACTGAGATGGGAAACTCCCATTTTTCTGTTGTGTGTCTCGGTTTTCAGGCTCTTTCCTGGTTTGAAGGAAGGCTTTGATCTCTTCATGACCTTGGTAATCGGCTAAGGCTCGAGGAGTCCATCCATGGACGTCTGGTTTGTCTATGTCGATTCCCTTTTCCATCAAAAACTTCACGATTTCGACATTTTCTTCAGATATAGCTGTATGAAGAGCTGTGGTTCCCAAGCTATTAAGCAATGTGACATCTCCTCCAAACTTTATTATTTCATTTAGTAGCTGTATGTTGTTTTGCTCGACAGCGTAGCATGCAAAATGAGCAACGTCGCCAGAAGTTAACGTTGCCCCATTGTCTACCAGAAGTTTTATCACAGAATCGTGCTTCCCCAAGATTGCATCCCATAATGGGACATTTCCTTCGGAATCTACACAAGATAATTCTTCTCTTTAGTTATaacattgaatatttttcatttaaaatcatGTAGCCTCTCACATTGGTACCTCTTCTGTTAGGGTCCGCTCCATAATCTAAAAGCAGAAGCACGCATTCTAGACTTCCTTTGGATGCGGCAATATGCTGAAAGTTGAACACGAAGATGCTAGCTATCAGCAGTTACGACACTTCAAACATAAAACAATGCGTAAAGAAATATCTCGTACCAAAGCACTGAGACCGTTGTTGTCTAATTCATTCGGATCCATGCCTCGTCTCAGCAAATGTTGCAATAATAAATCATCTCCTCTGGCGGCTGCAAAGCATAAGCTGAGTGGCATGTCCATTCTCCCATGAGCAAGCATGTGCTCCGTGTCTATCAAAATCGACTGCATCAGAGGGTCTTGCCTTTCTTTCAGATTCTGCAAACAAATCTGATGAATTATTTCAAAGCCATTAAGGAGAGATCCATTTTGGTTGATAGCTATACTTCCAACCGTTGTTCTCGAAGGCAAATTAAAGATCGAAATATGATATTTTGCCTATACACGACTTAAAAGATTTCAAACGCATCACTGTTAGTGGCTATAATTTTTGTGTACTGGTGCAAGCACACTACTCAACCAAGCAACCCCTGTCAGTTTCAACATGTGTCATGGTATTGTTGATTTACGAAATTTcgaaaatgtataaattttgattttgatattggAGAAATTTAATACGATAAGTTTTACACATGTAGTCGACGACAAATATTTCCGGACTTACTCATCAGATAATGACAATATGGAACAAAGGGCGACCAAGAAATAACTTTAAAGTAGCGAAATGCAATTATTTTTCAATGTACCTGAAGTACATTGTTCATGATTATTGTCCCATCTGCAACATTAGCTTGAAGAATGTTCAAAAGTGCGTTACGACTCAACCGCAGAAGCTGGCTCAATCGTTTCGTACGAACCGTAAAAAGTTGCGGCCTACAGCTAAGAACACCAATTTCACCGCATACATCTCCAGTCTTCAACTCCCCAACTTCCTTAACGATTCATAGAAAAGAATTTGTTCTGATCAATTTTATGTTTATACCACCTTATAGAAATCTGATGTAAGGAAAGGTATTAGTTTACCTGTTCTGTTCTATTTGTATGCGTGATAAGATCCTATATTGCACCGTAAACACAGTATTAGATTGTTGCTGAAAATGCGAATGTAATTGCCTGATTGACATATGCTCACACCGAGAGAGCTCGATTTGATCTTACCACTGCACCGCTAACCAGAATATATAGATCAGTAGGAGCTTCATTTTGCAAAATTATATCTTCCCTAGGAGGATAATATTCGGCCTTCATCTCCGTGACCTACAATATTTCAGAGTTAAGACCATCAAGAATATCTATTTGATACGAGGTTATTtataatcaaatggaaaacaagaACACCAATCTGTACCAGTTGAAAGAGCAGGTCGCTAGATACCCCATGGAACAAGTACACTTTATCCACAAGACTGTAAAACAGAAAATGTGATATACTCGAACGAAGAGCTTTCGGGAGAGCATCCATAGTCTCTTGCTGCTGCAGCCCTTCTGAATCAGTTCTGAACCTGAGGCTCAAGTGAGCAAGCATCTGATCTTGCAGTCGAGGAGGCAGTTGGTTCCTTTTCGCAAATCCTGAGGCTGCATTTATAGTTTCTCTCTGCAAAAGAAGTTGGACTACACCATTCGGTGGAGGTGGTTGGATAAAAGATTTTAAATCGACACAAGAGTGAACTTACGAATTTTCTGGTTCTGAAGGTTGATTGAACGATCAAATTGGTCATGTTTCCAATGATATAGGCAGTCAACCCGAGATTGAATAGCATAAAGAAAATGTCGAATATCATTTCATCCTTGTTCACGGGATGAAAATCGCCATAGCCGGTAGTTGTGACGGTAACTATAGACCAGTATATAGACATAACATAGCGATCCCATATCGGGGATTCGTGAAAATTTTCCATGAAAAGTGCAATCCAAGTCTTCTGTGGATCATGGTACCTATCAGCAATAAAATAGAAGATGCAACCGGCGAAATGAACCGCAAAAATAGTGACCTACACGAAGCACATACACTCGATCAATTAAGTTTATATTCGATAAGTGAAGCAACCACCTGCCTTTTAAGATTCTTACCCAAGTAAGCTTCAAGATTCGAATCATGAAATAGTTGTAGTTTTTGTCTTTCTCCAATCTGCAGAGACAATTAGATCATATCAACAAATATACCTATATCATATACTAACTTTCATTTTAACCAAATGAACTTTGCAAGAGGCAAATATGGTACCTCTTGAACATTGCACTGACTCGTCTGAGACGCCAGAGGCGAAGCATACTAAAGTATCCATATGTTTCCGTCGTAGAGGGTAAAATTTTCCGAGCAAGTTCAGAAGGTATAGTGGAGATCACATCAAACACCAGCCAGGTTCTTGAGTATCTCAAGGCAATTAGCTTTTGGTCGTCGATTAAAAGAAATGTTTCTTTGTCGAGGTAGGCGACAAAGAATGTAAGGACAATGTCGATGAAGAAAAATGAGTTTACGATGTTGTCTGTAATGGCGAGAAGCCCTCTAGGTCTTCTAATGAAGCCAAATTCAAACGGGGACACCCACGCTGTGTAGAAGACCAATAGCACTAGATAGGAGTCCCAAGCTCTGAAAAGATCGAACAGATTAAACAATATGCATCATGTCCAATATTATGTCTTatgagtaatatttttttagaaaacttGGTTCACTAGCCTGACCTTAACCAATTCAGGGTCTTCACCCACAGGGCCAAAGATTTTTTATAAACTTAAGACTGTAAAAATCAAGCTGCATTAAATCTTGATTATTGATAAGCAAACACACGTGCATACAAACAAAATTTAACCATTAAGGCTTAAGCTGAATTTAATTAGCAATATCCCATGTTTAGCAAGTCACCATTCAAGATTTTCCCAGAAACTGCAATCAAATCATCATCTTTATGATACAGAAAACTGAACCAAGAACGTGATcacataattattaaaaaaaaaaatccatttATGATACAGAAAACTGAACCAAGAACGTGATcacataattattaaaaaataataatccatTTAAAAAATCCTGGTCCACGACCAAATATGCATGCAAAATCAAACACAGAAGATGACACGAACCACTAAAAATCATTTGATATTTTCCAGAACttttaaattttagaaaaaaactGCATGCAAAATAACACACATGCGTGCCGATCTCCAAAACATATCGAGCCGGCGTACCGCGTACCTGTAACGACGATCAAAAGGGGAGACAATGAAGCGACGAAGCTTGACCTTGCGATTGCTGTTAGCGCCGAGAGAAGGAAGAATGCCCCTCGAAATGGCATCAGAATATTTCTCATCTTTCGAGACTAATTCGATTTCATCATCTATCTCTCTCATTCCACACATGGAGCCATTTAATATTGGCTTTTTCCCAAACATGTGCTTCATTCTGCCCACACGAACGAGTCCGCTTCTTGGCCACCTTCTTATGTTTCTTTGTCTTATCAATGATATAATGGTTTCCGTTCCATTTTCGTGGCTGTTTTTTGTTGCTGTGGACTCTTCGCTATTGAGTCTGTCTCTCTTTCTCTGATTTTTGTACAGTTGGACGATGTGTTTTCCGGTGAGACAGCCTCATCGGGTACTTTTTCTTGTGCTTCTTTTGCGGCAAATCACGAGTTTCCTTTCGGTAGTCCCGTACGTCCAGATGGCGGAATTCCTTATGATGAGCTTCTTCGGAGGATCTTTAAACGTAGTTTACTAAGTAAAGAGGAAATTAGATATAAATCTCCTCTCAATTTTtagtttatttattaattatatatatatatatatatatatatatatgtatatgtatatatatatatatatatatatatatatatatatatatatatatatatatatatatatatatatatatattgaatatGTTATTCAATATAGCTGTACAAAATCAGTTCTAAACTAGTTCGATACCGGATTCAAACGGATcgaattaaaatgatttttgatTCATTTGAAACAACTCAATCTAATTTACTATTGATGTTGAATTCGATTCAATCTGGATGTTGATTCCATATTAAACCAGACTAAATTGGTTCGGgattaattcaataatttaTGTTGGAGAGGCGTGGGTTCTAGCCTACCATCCCACCCCAAGCAATTGTACTAAAAAAAAGGGGGTTTAGAATGCTACAGCTGCTTCTATtccaagtccttgaatatatGCGTCATTCAATTGTATCATTAATGTCCAATTAATAAATGTCTGTGTAACAGGTCAAAATGTTTATATGGTATAAATGAAATCGGTATTTGTGTTGTTATGGAAGATGCATTAGATGGCTTATCAGGTACATTTGAGGGGAAAAATTAAGTATGTTTGACTAAACTAATAAGTTTGCTATCAGTTCATTCTTTCTTTTGTTATTTTAAGAATGCCACATAAGTTTCGCACAATAACTATTTGAGACGGTcttttatgagacggtctcacgaatctttatttatgagacgagtcaaccctaccgatattcacaataaaaagtaatactcttagcataaaaagtaatactctcaacataacaagtaatattttttcatgaatgacccaaataatcgatattcacaataaaaaataatattcttagcataaaaagtaataatttttcatgtataacccaaataagaggtctgtctcacaaaatacgacccgtgaaaccgtctcacactaTTTTTTGCCTAACTATTTTGAATGGATATTCTTGAGTATGATGAATGAAGTAAATATCCTATTGATCAAGAAtacaaataattaataattagtaatatgaatgaatacaagtATAATGAATTTGTTAGAACACTTATGTTTTGGTGATTTAATAAGAGTGCTAATCCAATGGATAACTACAGAGCTTAATcgaattaaattgaaaaaaaaaaaaccgattGTGTAGATATGTTTCCAGAGCAAGACTGTTAATCAGAGTCATATCGTTGCCTAATGAAAATGTTATTGAACTATTTGACGACAAAGGATCGCTGATAGAAGTCGAGATGAAATAAAGGGTCGTTGAAGGCAGCCGAGCCGATCAAAGAACAAGGAATAGAACAATATACTTCAGCAAGTCAGTTAGTCTAAACAACGGAAATTACACGAATATCTGCTAATCATTTCTGAATAGCAGAGCCCAGCTGATGATTGAATAAGATCTCATATAatagtttttttaaattttttgaatatCAGATTCCATGCGAAGTACCAAAAGTGTACTATTTGTCAGAAAGGATGATGACATGGTACAATGAGATCTATATTTGTAACGGATTTCCAAATTCAAAAGAAAGATCATTATATGCGATACCTATAAATAAATCAGTCGGGCATGCTTAAGATCTCTCCTGGCTTCAACATTTCTATTTGTCTAAGAACAGTTCTTCGAGTTCAACGAAATTTTTGAAAGCAAAACTGATCATATCAAGCACACACTGACACTTTGTAATTTGATCATTAAGGATCAATTCGTTCTTAGAATTTATTTTGAGAAATCATCATAGCTGAGAGTAAGAAGTCATACTATTCAAATTGTTTAAGAATATGATATACTAAGAATTTCAGTTAGACAGTGTGGTAAGTCTTGCTGAAGTgggcaattttaaaatattgtaaatatcaaagtcttttagtgaaatccTTCTACAAGGAAAAATGTGTGACATATGAGTAATTCAAGTTTTCGTAtactcaaaaataaatttttgttaTTTACATTCCGGTAAGTCCATTTTTGTTCAATATTTGATAACATAATTGTTCTTAACTTAAACCATTTTTTTGTATTCAACACTTTTCGGAGAGTCTTTTTTTTTCGCTAAGTAATCAACTATAAGTTTATTTATATCTTATCGACGAGAATTGTGTTTCGGTATTGTTAATCCAACAGAAATATTTTTACAATTTGTTGAGATTATCTATTCATCTCCCATCTAAATCAATCTCTAATTCTAACATAATGAATACTATAAAGTTTATGAAAAAATGCTATCAAATTAAGTATCGCACGTCTTCATATTTCATGAATATAAATactaattataaataaataccaATAAGTattatgaaattaaatgaatactaataaatataatgaatgaatattaataaatattataaattattacTCTCATAAGTATAATATCAAGTTAAGTATCCTCTTGTTATTCCATAAATATTGTGAATTAATATTAATgtataatatcaaattaaaaatattctCTGGATATCatgaatatcaatatatatcatgaatgaaTACTCAATAAGTATaatgaaaaaattatattaatatataatattaaattatatttgtgTATATTTATTTTGTCTTTTTTTATTCATCAAAGTTTATTTGcgtgtttaattaatatattctgTTACATATTGTGAATATGTGCTACAACACATGCATACAACATCTAATTCTGATACACACTTTCTTCGTACATTTGAGTTAAACAACCACCATACACCTCGCCCTATGTACATTTTCTCATTGGCCGTGTTACTACTTATTAGGTCTAAACTATGCGGGGGATCGTTAGTAAACTGATGTTGatcaatcatttttttaaaactatcATTCCCTCGTATATTTGAAACACTTCAAATACTCTGTGAGGGttagttttaaaaataaaatatttgagcaaagtcatttattaatatattattctcTAAACACGAACTAATCAAAGTCATCGACGGTCTCTAAATGCATTCATCTCTATCCAAATGCCGCACGTTTTTTTTACATATCTGTTCATTTATCCTCTTATATGATCAATTTTTCCTACTTTTGCGAGGTGCATGCCTGCCTCTATGGAGCTGTTTAACTTCTTATaaagtaaaaaatttatatcCAATATATGAGTAGGTCTGATCATGTatgacggtctcacgaatctttatctgtgagacgggtcaaccctacagatattcacaataaaaagtaatactcttagcataaaaaataatactgtaATATCCCAAGTTTTTATTGTTCTATGATCAATGATTTCATGTGTTATGGTTATGGGATAttcatatattgatattgtcaagTTTGATGATGGTTATAGTTAATGTTATTGACAATGGTTTAGAGAATTTATAGTGGTCtagttgttgatgattttgGGAATGGATGAATGCTAGTTGTGATGGTATTATGCTTGATTTTAGAAGAAGTTTGGTTGTTATAATTTATAAGAATTGAGTGGAATAAGAAAAGGTTGGATATTAAGTCAAGAAAGGATGTTTTTAGGAGTTCGTGTCGGAGGAATAGAGCTAGggtgcagcgcacccgcgctgccatAGGCAGCGCCGGTGCGCTGCCTGCACCGGGTGCGCTGCCCTGCGCTGCCCGTGCGGAACAGCACGCACCCGCGCTGCAagttgagcgcgggtgcgctgccatgATGTATTGGACGAAATTGCTACTTCCAAAACACGATTTTAAGGTTATGGAATGATTTTTATAGCATGGTATTGAGAAATATCTTCATTCCTTCATCTCTCATTTCTCTCATAGGTTCCCTTCTCTTTTCCCCAAAATTCTcttctccaaatcttcaaccaAGTTCAAGGATTTTTGAGGAAATCTTAGCATCTCCTAGTCTAGGTGCAAGCTACAAGGTAAGATCTTAGTTATTCTTTGGTTTTACAAGGAATTGTTGGGTTGAAGGTTTGCGTTGACTTTATAGATCTATGTATATATGGTGTTAATTCATAGATTTTATggtgtttattgttgtagggatTCTTTTGAGATCATCTTTGCCACCAAATGTTGATTGGGTAGTAAGTAGAGGCtatttcttgtgctcacatgatatatatgtatccaaGCCATTTTTATTGATGTCTAGCTTCTTTCATGGACATGTTATTGTCATATTT from Primulina eburnea isolate SZY01 chromosome 6, ASM2296580v1, whole genome shotgun sequence encodes:
- the LOC140834439 gene encoding potassium channel AKT1-like; its protein translation is MKHMFGKKPILNGSMCGMREIDDEIELVSKDEKYSDAISRGILPSLGANSNRKVKLRRFIVSPFDRRYRAWDSYLVLLVFYTAWVSPFEFGFIRRPRGLLAITDNIVNSFFFIDIVLTFFVAYLDKETFLLIDDQKLIALRYSRTWLVFDVISTIPSELARKILPSTTETYGYFSMLRLWRLRRVSAMFKRLEKDKNYNYFMIRILKLTWVTIFAVHFAGCIFYFIADRYHDPQKTWIALFMENFHESPIWDRYVMSIYWSIVTVTTTGYGDFHPVNKDEMIFDIFFMLFNLGLTAYIIGNMTNLIVQSTFRTRKFRETINAASGFAKRNQLPPRLQDQMLAHLSLRFRTDSEGLQQQETMDALPKALRSSISHFLFYSLVDKVYLFHGVSSDLLFQLVTEMKAEYYPPREDIILQNEAPTDLYILVSGAVDLITHTNRTEQEVGELKTGDVCGEIGVLSCRPQLFTVRTKRLSQLLRLSRNALLNILQANVADGTIIMNNVLQNLKERQDPLMQSILIDTEHMLAHGRMDMPLSLCFAAARGDDLLLQHLLRRGMDPNELDNNGLSALHIAASKGSLECVLLLLDYGADPNRRDSEGNVPLWDAILGKHDSVIKLLVDNGATLTSGDVAHFACYAVEQNNIQLLNEIIKFGGDVTLLNSLGTTALHTAISEENVEIVKFLMEKGIDIDKPDVHGWTPRALADYQGHEEIKAFLQTRKEPENRDTQQKNGSFPSQSRDVPYLKKHTSEPSMPPLNPEEKTSYSRYVRFSNSFARRRATASQNSLAGIITAGHRQNEGANLMFQTRVNVAPPQHQARVVVSYPQRGDAAGILILLPKSVDELLNYGYQKFGIRPNKITMKDGALVEDLAVIRDGDHLVLASSDIGVEF